From a single Wenzhouxiangella sp. XN24 genomic region:
- the nuoK gene encoding NADH-quinone oxidoreductase subunit NuoK, whose protein sequence is MIGLPHYLTLAAILFTLSIAGIFINRRNVILLLMCVELMLLAVNFNFIIMSRFLDDIAGQVFVFFILTVAAAEAAIGLAILVVLFRSRRSVQVDDMDSMKG, encoded by the coding sequence ATGATCGGCCTGCCGCATTACCTCACCCTTGCAGCGATCCTGTTCACCCTGTCGATCGCCGGCATCTTCATCAATCGCCGCAACGTCATTCTTTTGTTGATGTGCGTGGAACTGATGTTGCTGGCGGTGAATTTCAATTTCATCATCATGTCCCGTTTCCTGGACGATATCGCGGGACAGGTCTTCGTGTTCTTCATTCTCACGGTCGCCGCCGCGGAGGCCGCCATCGGCCTGGCGATTCTCGTCGTGCTGTTTCGCAGCCGACGCAGCGTGCAGGTGGATGACATGGACTCGATGAAGGGCTGA
- the nuoI gene encoding NADH-quinone oxidoreductase subunit NuoI has protein sequence MSSLRNITKTLFLTELLAGLRLTLRNLFKRKVTVHYPEEKAPQSPRFRGLHALRRYPNGEERCIACKLCEAVCPALAITIESDVGENGLRRTTRYDIDLFKCIYCGFCEEACPVDSIVETRIHEYHMENPGENIMTKEKLLAIGDKYEAMIASDKAADASYR, from the coding sequence ATGTCATCACTGCGCAATATCACCAAGACCCTGTTCCTCACCGAGCTCCTCGCCGGGCTGCGCCTTACATTGCGTAACCTTTTCAAGCGCAAGGTGACGGTGCATTACCCGGAAGAGAAGGCGCCCCAGTCGCCGCGCTTTCGCGGCCTGCACGCGCTGCGCCGGTATCCCAACGGCGAGGAGCGCTGTATCGCCTGCAAGTTGTGCGAAGCGGTCTGCCCGGCGCTGGCCATCACCATCGAGAGCGACGTCGGCGAGAACGGGCTTCGCCGCACGACGCGCTACGACATCGACCTGTTCAAGTGCATCTACTGCGGCTTCTGCGAAGAGGCCTGCCCGGTCGACTCGATCGTCGAGACGCGGATCCACGAGTACCACATGGAAAATCCCGGCGAGAACATCATGACCAAGGAGAAACTCCTCGCCATAGGCGACAAGTACGAAGCCATGATCGCCTCAGACAAAGCGGCCGACGCAAGTTACCGATAG
- the nuoL gene encoding NADH-quinone oxidoreductase subunit L, with protein sequence MEQVYLTIVLAPLLAAVVVGLFGRLIGRTGAHTLTIFGVGLSFALSAWVLRGLVNGTIEPFNGTVYEWAVVDGIRMEVGFLVDRLSALMMAVVTFVSLCVHVYTIGYMRDDPGYQRFFSYISLFTFSMLMLVMANNFLQLFFGWEAVGLVSYLLIGFWFKKPSAVHANMKAFLVNRVGDFGFLLGIAGVLFWFGSLDYQTVFERAPALAGTQVEIFPGVGWSAMTVVCILLFIGAMGKSAQVPLHVWLPDSMEGPTPISALIHAATMVTAGIFMVARMSPLFEFSATALSVVLVIGATTALFMGLLGIVQNDIKRVVAYSTLSQLGYMTVALGASAYAAGMFHLATHAFFKALLFLAAGSVIIAMHHEQDIRRMGGLRRYLPITYWTALIGSLALIGFPGFSGFFSKDAIIEAVHLAELPGAGYAYACVTAGVFITALYSFRMFFLVFHGKERFGAETRSHLQEPPAVVTGPLVLLAIPSIFIGWLAMEAVLFGGYFGDAIQVSPDRDTLAALAAKGIDSPTAMLGHVLAAPALWLSLAGVATAWFLYLRRPELPGRIAGRLTLVNRVLERKYYFDAFNERVLAPLARGTGGLFWRAGDTALIDGLIVNGSARAVGWLSGVVRRVQSGYLYHYAFAMFIGLALMLAWLSLSTTQG encoded by the coding sequence ATGGAACAGGTCTATCTCACCATCGTTCTCGCCCCCTTGCTCGCAGCCGTCGTGGTCGGACTGTTCGGTCGGCTGATCGGGCGGACCGGTGCCCATACCCTGACGATCTTCGGCGTGGGACTGTCGTTCGCGCTTTCCGCGTGGGTGCTCCGCGGGCTGGTGAACGGCACGATCGAGCCGTTCAACGGGACGGTGTACGAATGGGCCGTCGTAGACGGCATTCGCATGGAAGTGGGCTTTCTCGTGGACCGGCTCTCGGCGCTGATGATGGCGGTCGTGACCTTCGTCTCCCTGTGCGTCCACGTCTACACCATCGGTTACATGCGGGACGATCCGGGTTACCAGCGCTTTTTCAGCTACATCTCGCTGTTCACCTTCTCCATGCTGATGCTGGTGATGGCGAACAATTTCCTGCAGTTGTTTTTCGGCTGGGAGGCCGTCGGTCTCGTCAGTTACCTGCTGATCGGTTTCTGGTTCAAGAAGCCCTCGGCCGTCCACGCCAACATGAAGGCCTTCCTGGTGAACCGGGTCGGGGATTTCGGCTTCCTGTTGGGCATCGCCGGCGTGCTGTTCTGGTTCGGCAGCCTCGATTACCAGACGGTGTTCGAGCGCGCCCCGGCGCTCGCCGGGACACAGGTGGAGATCTTCCCGGGGGTGGGCTGGTCGGCGATGACGGTCGTCTGCATCCTGCTGTTCATCGGCGCCATGGGCAAGTCGGCGCAGGTGCCCCTGCATGTCTGGTTGCCGGACTCGATGGAAGGCCCGACACCGATCTCCGCGCTGATCCACGCCGCGACGATGGTCACGGCGGGCATTTTCATGGTGGCGCGGATGTCGCCGCTGTTCGAGTTTTCGGCGACGGCCTTGTCGGTGGTGCTCGTGATCGGCGCCACGACGGCGTTGTTCATGGGCCTGCTGGGCATCGTGCAGAACGACATCAAGCGGGTCGTAGCCTATTCCACACTGTCCCAGCTCGGCTACATGACGGTCGCGCTCGGGGCCTCGGCCTATGCCGCCGGCATGTTCCACCTTGCCACCCATGCCTTTTTCAAGGCGCTGCTGTTCCTGGCCGCCGGCAGCGTGATCATCGCCATGCACCACGAGCAGGACATCCGCAGGATGGGTGGGCTGCGGCGCTACCTGCCGATCACCTACTGGACGGCGTTGATCGGCTCGCTGGCGCTCATCGGTTTCCCCGGTTTCTCCGGGTTCTTTTCGAAGGACGCGATCATCGAGGCCGTGCATCTCGCGGAGCTTCCCGGCGCCGGTTACGCCTATGCCTGCGTCACGGCCGGCGTGTTCATCACGGCCCTGTACAGCTTCCGCATGTTCTTCCTCGTGTTTCACGGCAAGGAGCGTTTCGGCGCAGAAACGCGCAGCCACCTTCAAGAGCCCCCGGCCGTGGTGACGGGTCCCCTGGTCCTGCTTGCCATTCCCTCGATTTTCATCGGCTGGCTGGCGATGGAAGCAGTGTTGTTCGGCGGTTACTTCGGCGACGCGATCCAGGTGTCCCCGGATCGCGACACGCTGGCGGCCCTGGCGGCAAAAGGCATCGACAGCCCGACGGCCATGCTGGGCCATGTGCTCGCAGCGCCTGCGTTGTGGCTCTCCCTGGCGGGCGTCGCGACGGCCTGGTTCCTGTACCTCCGACGTCCCGAGTTGCCCGGCAGGATCGCCGGCCGCCTCACCCTGGTGAACCGTGTCCTGGAGCGCAAGTACTACTTCGACGCCTTCAATGAGCGCGTCCTTGCGCCGCTGGCCCGCGGCACCGGCGGGCTGTTCTGGCGGGCAGGAGACACCGCGCTGATCGACGGCCTGATCGTGAACGGCTCGGCGCGGGCGGTGGGCTGGCTGTCCGGCGTCGTGCGCCGCGTGCAGTCCGGCTACCTGTATCACTATGCCTTCGCGATGTTCATCGGCCTTGCGCTGATGCTCGCCTGGCTCAGCCTCAGCACGACGCAAGGGTAG
- a CDS encoding NADH-quinone oxidoreductase subunit J, giving the protein MIEAIIFYVFGAILLGAAIGVIASRNAVHSAMFLVLSFFTSAFLWLLLEAEFLAIVLVLVYVGAVMVLFLFVVMMLDVGVDRLRGGFTRYAPLSLVVVALVMGMLGVLVWSRTGELSMINAPPRAPADYSNTEALGAVLYTEYVYAFELAAVLLLVAIVAAITLTMRKRPDLKVQDIGKQVATRRQDRVRLVRMDAEKDE; this is encoded by the coding sequence GTGATCGAGGCCATCATTTTCTATGTCTTCGGCGCGATCCTCCTGGGCGCTGCGATCGGCGTCATCGCGTCCAGGAACGCCGTACATTCGGCCATGTTCCTGGTGCTGAGTTTTTTCACCAGCGCTTTCCTGTGGTTACTGCTCGAGGCGGAATTTCTCGCCATCGTCCTGGTACTCGTCTATGTCGGCGCGGTGATGGTGCTGTTTTTGTTCGTCGTGATGATGCTCGATGTCGGGGTGGATCGACTGCGCGGCGGGTTCACGCGCTATGCGCCCCTGAGCCTCGTGGTCGTGGCGCTGGTGATGGGCATGCTCGGCGTGCTCGTCTGGAGCCGGACGGGCGAGCTCAGCATGATCAATGCGCCGCCGCGCGCACCCGCGGACTACAGCAATACCGAGGCGCTCGGGGCGGTGCTGTACACCGAGTACGTGTACGCTTTCGAGCTCGCGGCGGTACTGCTGCTGGTGGCGATCGTAGCGGCCATCACGCTGACGATGCGTAAGCGCCCGGACCTGAAAGTCCAGGATATCGGCAAGCAGGTGGCCACCCGGCGCCAGGACAGGGTCCGGCTGGTGCGCATGGATGCGGAGAAGGACGAATGA
- the nuoG gene encoding NADH-quinone oxidoreductase subunit NuoG, with protein sequence MDKDFVNIEVNGKALQAPRGKMIIEITDAEAVYVPRFCYHPKLSIAANCRMCLVEVEGAPKPLPACATPIMEGMKIHTRSGRAIAAQKATMEFLLINHPLDCPICDQGGECELQDIAMGFGSDVSRFTERKRIVKDKNLGPLVSTDMTRCIHCTRCVRFGQEIAGIQELGTVGRGESTEIGTFIERSVDHELSGNIIDVCPVGALNNKPYRYRARAWEMTQHDTVSPHDCTGAHLYTHTLRGRVMRNVPRNCEEINETWAADRDRYGCHGLYSPDRLEHPMVRGGDGEWQEASWEDALLRTAEGLRSARPELTGFLAAPGATLEEHYLLARLARGLGSPNLDHRLRRSDFSCQEEDPLAPGIGIRISDIDDLSGLLVIGSDLRREVPVLAHRVRQAALRGARVGFLNPDAFEWLFPVAGESIAPFAAQAEALAKVLAAACDGDFSGLPDPLADQLRDLAPGPAERALAQVLAGEGPRAVWLGLLAQRHPGFADLRVLAAALCARTGATLGYLGEGANAAGACLAGLLPHREIGGRPAPRVGLDTLGMLGGKLQALVTLGLEPEHDTAAGIGALAGLAATDFVVCLAPWATPAMRDYADVLLPVGAAYETSGTFVNCEGRRQSFPGAGRPVGEARPAWKVLRVLGNHLDLEGFEYQSSVDVLAELETRLAEPGPDPEVTLRAVALRHEGEIDAPGMYATDMLLRRSQPLQDTAEGRRGGRRWT encoded by the coding sequence ATGGACAAGGATTTCGTCAACATCGAGGTCAACGGCAAGGCGCTCCAGGCGCCGCGCGGCAAGATGATCATCGAGATCACGGATGCCGAGGCGGTCTACGTGCCGCGTTTCTGTTATCACCCGAAGCTCAGCATTGCCGCGAACTGCCGCATGTGCCTCGTCGAAGTCGAGGGTGCGCCCAAGCCGTTGCCGGCCTGTGCCACGCCGATCATGGAGGGCATGAAGATCCACACCCGTTCGGGCCGGGCGATCGCGGCGCAGAAGGCGACGATGGAGTTCCTGCTGATCAATCACCCGCTGGATTGCCCGATCTGCGACCAGGGCGGCGAGTGCGAGCTGCAGGACATCGCGATGGGCTTCGGCTCCGATGTGTCCCGCTTCACGGAACGCAAGCGGATCGTCAAGGACAAGAACCTCGGGCCGCTCGTCTCCACGGACATGACGCGGTGTATCCATTGCACCCGCTGCGTGCGCTTCGGCCAGGAGATTGCCGGGATCCAGGAACTCGGCACGGTGGGTCGCGGCGAGAGCACGGAGATCGGGACATTCATCGAGCGCAGCGTCGATCACGAGCTGTCGGGCAACATCATAGACGTCTGCCCGGTCGGTGCGCTGAACAACAAGCCGTACCGTTACCGTGCCCGCGCCTGGGAGATGACCCAGCACGACACGGTCTCCCCGCACGACTGTACGGGCGCGCATCTTTACACCCACACGCTGCGCGGCAGGGTGATGCGCAACGTGCCGCGCAACTGCGAAGAGATCAACGAGACCTGGGCGGCAGACCGCGACCGCTACGGATGTCACGGGCTGTATTCGCCGGACCGGCTGGAGCACCCCATGGTCCGGGGCGGCGACGGCGAATGGCAGGAGGCCTCCTGGGAAGATGCATTGCTGCGCACGGCCGAGGGCCTCAGGTCGGCGCGACCCGAACTCACCGGGTTTCTTGCTGCGCCCGGCGCCACGCTCGAGGAGCACTACCTGCTGGCCAGGCTGGCGCGCGGACTGGGCAGCCCCAACCTCGACCACCGGCTGCGCCGCAGCGATTTTTCCTGCCAGGAAGAAGATCCCCTGGCGCCGGGCATCGGGATCCGCATAAGCGACATCGATGACTTGTCCGGCCTCCTGGTGATCGGTTCCGACTTGCGTCGCGAGGTGCCCGTCCTGGCTCACCGCGTGCGCCAGGCCGCCCTGCGGGGCGCACGTGTCGGATTCCTCAATCCGGACGCGTTCGAGTGGCTGTTCCCGGTTGCCGGGGAAAGCATTGCGCCATTTGCGGCGCAGGCGGAAGCCCTGGCGAAAGTGTTGGCGGCGGCGTGCGACGGAGACTTCAGCGGGCTGCCGGATCCGCTGGCGGATCAGCTGCGGGACCTGGCGCCCGGGCCCGCAGAGCGCGCGCTCGCCCAGGTGTTGGCCGGGGAGGGTCCGCGTGCGGTCTGGCTGGGCCTGCTTGCACAGCGCCATCCCGGCTTCGCCGACCTGCGGGTGCTCGCCGCGGCCCTGTGCGCCCGTACCGGCGCAACGCTCGGCTACCTCGGCGAAGGCGCCAATGCCGCGGGTGCCTGCCTCGCCGGGCTCCTGCCGCACAGGGAGATCGGCGGTCGCCCTGCACCCCGGGTCGGGCTGGACACGCTCGGCATGCTCGGGGGCAAGCTCCAGGCCCTGGTGACGCTCGGACTCGAGCCGGAACACGACACGGCCGCGGGTATTGGCGCACTCGCCGGGCTGGCGGCGACCGATTTCGTCGTCTGCCTTGCCCCGTGGGCCACGCCGGCGATGCGTGATTACGCCGACGTGCTGCTGCCCGTGGGCGCCGCTTACGAAACTTCCGGGACCTTCGTGAACTGCGAGGGTCGTCGGCAGAGCTTCCCCGGCGCCGGACGCCCCGTCGGCGAAGCGCGTCCGGCGTGGAAAGTGCTGCGCGTGCTCGGCAACCATCTCGACCTCGAAGGCTTCGAATACCAGTCCTCGGTCGATGTTCTCGCGGAACTCGAAACGCGGCTCGCCGAGCCCGGACCGGATCCGGAGGTGACCCTGCGGGCCGTCGCGCTGCGCCACGAGGGCGAAATCGATGCGCCCGGCATGTATGCGACCGACATGCTCCTGCGTCGCTCACAGCCACTCCAGGACACCGCTGAAGGGCGTCGCGGCGGGAGGCGCTGGACATGA
- the nuoH gene encoding NADH-quinone oxidoreductase subunit NuoH, which produces MIEAWFGLPGGLQQTLIVVLQVLLVVVPLILTVAYLTLAERKVIGWIQNRVGPNRVGPKGLLQPFADVLKLLVKEIVIPAKSSRFLFVIAPLLAIVPAFATWAVIPVSPEFVLADINAGVLYVLALTSMGVYGIILAGWASNSKYALLGAMRSAAQIVAYEIAMGFALVGVLMASGSLNLGAIVRAQEGSVAHWFWLPLLPLFVVYFISGVAETNRAPFDVAEGESEIVAGFHVEYSGMAFAVFFLAEYANMVLISALAAIFFFGGWLSPFQGLPLLGDTFLAAPSFFWFAMKTAFFLFCFLWFRATFPRYRYDQIMRLGWKVFIPVTLVWLFVEGLMIWFDFGPWFN; this is translated from the coding sequence ATGATCGAGGCGTGGTTCGGTCTCCCGGGCGGCCTGCAACAGACGTTGATCGTCGTGTTGCAGGTGCTGCTGGTCGTCGTGCCACTGATTCTCACGGTCGCCTACCTGACCCTCGCCGAGCGCAAGGTCATCGGCTGGATCCAGAATCGCGTGGGCCCGAATCGCGTCGGCCCGAAAGGCCTGCTGCAGCCATTTGCCGACGTGCTGAAGCTGCTCGTGAAGGAAATCGTCATCCCGGCGAAGTCCAGCCGCTTCCTGTTCGTCATCGCGCCCTTGCTGGCGATCGTCCCGGCTTTTGCCACCTGGGCGGTCATTCCCGTCAGCCCGGAATTCGTGCTGGCCGACATCAATGCCGGCGTGCTTTACGTTCTCGCGCTGACCTCGATGGGCGTGTACGGCATCATCCTCGCCGGCTGGGCCTCCAATTCGAAGTACGCCCTGCTCGGCGCGATGCGCTCCGCCGCCCAGATCGTGGCCTACGAAATCGCGATGGGATTCGCGCTGGTGGGCGTGTTGATGGCGAGCGGAAGTCTCAACCTGGGCGCCATCGTGCGCGCCCAGGAGGGCAGCGTGGCGCACTGGTTCTGGTTGCCGCTGCTGCCGCTTTTCGTCGTCTACTTCATTTCCGGCGTGGCGGAGACCAACCGTGCGCCCTTCGATGTCGCCGAGGGCGAGTCCGAGATCGTCGCCGGTTTCCACGTAGAGTATTCCGGCATGGCCTTCGCGGTGTTTTTCCTCGCGGAGTACGCCAACATGGTGCTGATCTCGGCGCTGGCCGCGATCTTCTTCTTCGGCGGCTGGTTGTCGCCGTTCCAGGGCCTTCCGCTCCTGGGCGACACCTTTCTCGCCGCGCCGTCCTTCTTCTGGTTCGCCATGAAGACGGCCTTCTTCCTGTTCTGCTTTCTTTGGTTCCGGGCCACGTTCCCTCGTTACCGCTATGACCAGATCATGCGGCTCGGCTGGAAAGTATTCATTCCCGTGACGCTCGTCTGGCTGTTCGTCGAAGGCCTGATGATCTGGTTCGATTTCGGCCCCTGGTTCAACTGA
- a CDS encoding NADH-quinone oxidoreductase subunit M: MPTNLPLLSILIWLPILGGLLVLAAGDRRTPLARQLALAVALLTLLASLPLWIRFDATTAAMQFTERAAWIPAFDAWYHLGVDGISMPLILLTTFITVLVVIAGWQSITSRPAQYFAAFLILEGMMIGVFAAVDALLFYVFWEAMLIPMFIIIGIWGGARRVYATLKFFLYTFLGSVFMLVSLIYLRVASGSYDIPTLHAWPLGMTEQMLIFLAFLAAFAVKVPMWPVHTWLPDAHVEAPTGGSVILAAIMLKMGGYGFLRFSLPITPDASQALDWLMIALSLIAVVYIGFVALVQNDMKKLIAYSSIAHMGFVTLGLFIAWRILDNTGAAEGIVMGLQGGMVQMISHGLISGAMFLCVGVLYDRMHSREISAYGGVANTMPWFAAFFVLFAMANAGLPGTSGFVGEFLVILASFKANFWYAVLAATTLVLGAAYTLWMVKRVLYGEVANERVAALEDIGRREFLVLGILAAAVLLLGLWPAPLIDAMAVTLQALADHVVQSKL; this comes from the coding sequence ATGCCGACCAACCTGCCGCTGCTGAGCATACTGATCTGGCTGCCCATTCTCGGCGGACTGCTCGTGCTCGCGGCGGGCGACCGAAGAACGCCCCTCGCGCGGCAACTGGCGTTGGCTGTGGCCTTGCTCACCCTGCTCGCGAGCCTGCCGCTGTGGATCCGCTTCGACGCGACGACCGCGGCCATGCAGTTCACCGAGCGCGCTGCATGGATTCCGGCTTTCGACGCCTGGTACCACCTCGGCGTGGACGGGATCTCCATGCCGCTGATCCTGCTCACGACCTTCATCACCGTGCTGGTGGTGATCGCGGGCTGGCAGAGCATCACCAGCCGCCCGGCACAGTATTTCGCCGCGTTCCTGATACTCGAAGGCATGATGATCGGCGTCTTCGCGGCCGTCGATGCGCTGCTGTTCTACGTCTTCTGGGAAGCCATGCTGATCCCGATGTTCATCATCATCGGCATATGGGGCGGGGCACGACGGGTCTACGCGACGCTGAAGTTCTTCCTCTATACCTTCCTCGGGTCCGTGTTCATGCTGGTCTCGCTGATCTACCTGCGGGTGGCGAGCGGCTCTTACGACATCCCGACCCTGCACGCATGGCCGCTCGGCATGACGGAGCAGATGCTCATCTTCCTCGCGTTCCTGGCGGCATTCGCCGTGAAAGTGCCGATGTGGCCGGTGCATACCTGGCTGCCGGATGCCCACGTGGAGGCGCCGACGGGGGGCTCGGTGATCCTGGCGGCCATCATGCTGAAAATGGGCGGCTACGGCTTCCTGCGATTCAGCCTGCCGATCACCCCGGATGCCAGCCAGGCGCTCGACTGGCTGATGATCGCGCTGTCGCTCATTGCCGTGGTTTATATCGGCTTCGTGGCGCTGGTGCAGAACGACATGAAGAAGCTGATCGCCTATTCGTCGATCGCGCACATGGGTTTCGTGACGCTCGGGCTGTTCATCGCCTGGCGCATCCTCGACAACACCGGCGCGGCGGAAGGCATCGTCATGGGCCTGCAGGGCGGCATGGTCCAGATGATCTCGCACGGCCTGATCTCCGGGGCGATGTTCCTTTGCGTGGGGGTGCTTTACGATCGCATGCACAGTCGCGAGATCTCGGCCTATGGCGGTGTGGCGAATACCATGCCCTGGTTCGCGGCGTTCTTCGTCCTGTTCGCGATGGCCAATGCCGGCCTGCCCGGAACCTCGGGCTTCGTCGGCGAGTTTTTGGTGATTCTCGCGAGCTTCAAGGCCAACTTCTGGTACGCAGTCCTGGCCGCGACCACGCTGGTGCTCGGCGCCGCGTACACCCTGTGGATGGTGAAGCGGGTGCTCTACGGCGAGGTGGCCAACGAGCGCGTCGCCGCGCTTGAGGACATCGGTCGGCGCGAGTTTCTCGTGCTGGGCATACTGGCCGCGGCAGTGCTGCTGCTCGGTCTCTGGCCGGCTCCCTTAATCGATGCGATGGCCGTCACCCTGCAGGCGCTCGCGGATCACGTGGTGCAGTCCAAGCTATGA
- the nuoF gene encoding NADH-quinone oxidoreductase subunit NuoF, whose translation MNQVCFAPLDRDASWTLPVYEATGGYTAWRSLLQDGTAPSSIIDEIKASGLRGRGGAGFPTGLKWSFMPKDPAIQKYVVCNSDESEPGTCSDRDILRYNPHAVIEGMAIAGYAMGATVGYNYIRGEFLAEPIPRFESALAEAYAAGLLGKNILGSGVDFDLYTFIGAGAYICGEETALLESLEGKQGKPRFKPPFPANKGVFGQPTTINNTQTFASVPAIMRHGAGWFAELGVEGSGGTAIFSVSGHVTNPGNFEVGLGIPFRELLALAGGVWKGRKLKAVIPGGSSAPVVPAAAILEALMDFESIKKAGSMLGSGAVMVMDESTCMVRMLERISRFYFAESCGQCTPCREGTGWMNRVLLRILAGQGRSEDLDLLDSVSRRIEGHTICAFGDAAAWPVQSFIKHFRPEFEYMIEHRGRSLVDGAAGTQAA comes from the coding sequence ATGAACCAGGTCTGTTTCGCGCCCCTGGACCGGGACGCTTCGTGGACTTTGCCGGTATACGAAGCCACGGGCGGCTACACCGCATGGCGGTCACTCCTGCAGGACGGTACGGCCCCTTCGAGCATCATCGACGAAATCAAGGCCTCCGGCCTGCGCGGGCGCGGCGGAGCCGGCTTCCCGACGGGCCTGAAGTGGAGCTTCATGCCGAAGGACCCTGCGATCCAGAAATACGTAGTGTGCAATTCGGACGAGAGCGAACCCGGCACCTGCAGCGACCGCGACATCCTGCGCTATAACCCGCATGCGGTCATCGAGGGCATGGCGATTGCCGGGTACGCGATGGGCGCCACGGTGGGATACAACTACATCCGGGGCGAGTTCCTGGCCGAACCCATCCCGCGCTTCGAAAGCGCGCTGGCAGAGGCTTACGCGGCCGGCTTGCTCGGCAAGAACATCCTCGGCAGCGGCGTGGATTTCGATCTTTACACCTTCATCGGTGCAGGCGCCTACATCTGTGGCGAGGAGACGGCCCTGCTGGAGTCGCTCGAAGGCAAGCAGGGCAAGCCGCGGTTCAAGCCGCCGTTTCCCGCCAACAAGGGCGTGTTCGGCCAGCCGACGACGATCAACAACACCCAGACTTTCGCGTCCGTCCCGGCGATCATGCGGCACGGTGCGGGCTGGTTCGCCGAACTGGGCGTCGAGGGTTCCGGCGGCACAGCGATCTTCTCCGTGTCCGGCCACGTAACGAATCCGGGGAACTTCGAGGTCGGGCTGGGCATTCCCTTTCGGGAACTGCTGGCATTGGCCGGAGGGGTGTGGAAAGGGCGCAAGCTCAAGGCCGTCATTCCGGGGGGATCGTCCGCGCCTGTCGTGCCGGCGGCTGCCATTCTCGAGGCCCTCATGGACTTCGAGTCGATCAAGAAAGCGGGCTCCATGCTCGGCTCCGGCGCGGTGATGGTGATGGACGAGTCCACCTGCATGGTGCGCATGCTGGAGCGCATCAGCCGTTTCTACTTCGCCGAATCCTGCGGCCAGTGCACGCCCTGTCGCGAGGGCACCGGCTGGATGAATCGCGTCCTGCTGCGCATCCTGGCAGGGCAGGGGCGCAGCGAAGACCTGGACCTGCTGGACAGCGTTTCCCGTCGTATCGAGGGTCACACGATCTGCGCTTTCGGTGACGCCGCGGCCTGGCCGGTGCAAAGTTTCATCAAGCATTTCCGCCCCGAGTTCGAGTACATGATCGAGCATCGCGGGCGCAGCCTCGTCGATGGTGCCGCCGGGACACAGGCCGCCTGA